The nucleotide window CGGAGATAACCCCTCGTGCAGTTGTAGCAGCGGTGAAAGCTGCTGCAGATAAACGCATCCCGTGTGTCGTGAATCCGGCCCCGGTCCTCGACGAGCTCGTCGAGGTGCTCTCGATCCCGGACATCCTCACCCCGAACTCCTCGGAACTGCGCGACCTGTACGCGCGGACTCCGTCGGCAGGTGCCGACCACGGCAGCCTGACCGAGACCGAGATGGCGATTGCACTTGCCGAGGGTCTCGAAGTGACCGTCATCGTCACGCTCGGCGCCGATGGAGTACTGGTCGTCGACCCGGCCGGGGGCGCGACGAGTGTGCCGGCCGGCCCGGTCGAGACGGTGGTCGACACGACCGGCGCCGGCGACACCTTCAACGGCGTGCTCGCGGCCTCGTTGGCCGCGGGAGATGACCTCGTCGTGGCCGCCAGGCGCGGTGTGTCGGCGGCCTCGATGTCGGTCGGTCACATCGGGGCTCGGACCGGGATGCCGACCGCAGAAGCGATCGAGCGTGCCGCGCTGTTGGAAACCTAGCGCGTCGCCGGCTTCGGCCGCTCCATGTAGCGATGGTGGTCGTCGCTGGGGAGGAAGTAGTCTCCCCGGCCGCCGGCGCGCAGCAGCGCCTGGGCGCGGGCGGTGTCGTAGGTCAGGTCGTCGCCGAGGAGTTCCGGTGAGATGTGCACCTTGACGACCTCCCCGAGGACCATCCAGGTGTCGACGGACTCTCCTGCGGCGGAACGTAGTTGGAAGACCTCGGTGACCAGGCACTCGAAGTTGACCGGGCTCTGGGCGACCCGGGGCGGTCGTACGACGTCGGAGTCGAGTGCCGTGAGGCCGGCGTGGTCGAACTCGTCGGCATCCGCCGGGATCGCAGCCGAGGTGGCGTTCATCTTCTCGCCGAGTGCGTCGGTCGCGAGATTCCACACGAACTCGCCGGTCGACTTCGCGTTGGCGACAGTGTCCTTCCAGCCGATGCTGGCGAAGCCGATGATCGGCGGGGAGTAGTTGAAGAGATTGAAGAAGCTGTAGGGCGCGAGGTTTCGCACCCCGGCGTCGGACACCGTGGAGATCCAGCCGATCGGACGCGGCGCGATGATCGCGTTGAGGGGATCGTGCGAGAGTCGGTGCCCCTCGGTCGGCGCGTAGGAGTGGTACTCGGTCATCGCTTCACCGTACGGGAGCGGGGTACGGTGAAGCGGACCTGATCCGGGCGAGACGATAGGGGCCGGAGTGACCTTCTCCACTGCTGATGAGCGCGATACCGATCGGGTCTTGCGTTCGTTCGCGAACATCCGCGATCTCGGTGGGCTGCCGCTCG belongs to Gordonia westfalica and includes:
- a CDS encoding PfkB family carbohydrate kinase; the encoded protein is MSDPGSAKVLVVGAVNVDLVVSADRLPQPGETVVGPDVASHGGGKGANAAVAAARAGAAVRYCGAVGDDEMGAAALAELSDEGVDIAEVARVAGVSTGAALIVVDPSGENQIAVGSGANARVDPDRVRVAVSRAADWGAGCVLISTEITPRAVVAAVKAAADKRIPCVVNPAPVLDELVEVLSIPDILTPNSSELRDLYARTPSAGADHGSLTETEMAIALAEGLEVTVIVTLGADGVLVVDPAGGATSVPAGPVETVVDTTGAGDTFNGVLAASLAAGDDLVVAARRGVSAASMSVGHIGARTGMPTAEAIERAALLET
- a CDS encoding flavin reductase family protein, which produces MTEYHSYAPTEGHRLSHDPLNAIIAPRPIGWISTVSDAGVRNLAPYSFFNLFNYSPPIIGFASIGWKDTVANAKSTGEFVWNLATDALGEKMNATSAAIPADADEFDHAGLTALDSDVVRPPRVAQSPVNFECLVTEVFQLRSAAGESVDTWMVLGEVVKVHISPELLGDDLTYDTARAQALLRAGGRGDYFLPSDDHHRYMERPKPATR